A single Elephas maximus indicus isolate mEleMax1 chromosome 2, mEleMax1 primary haplotype, whole genome shotgun sequence DNA region contains:
- the LOC126067689 gene encoding olfactory receptor 2T3-like, which translates to MYSGNQTSENQTSSSYFILMGLFDQTKYAAFLYTLIFVLFLMALTGNALLILLIHREPCLHTPMYFFISQLSLIDLMYICATVPKMLMDQVTGDNTISHLGCGVQMFSYLTLAGAEVFLLSAMAYDRYAAICRPLHYPLLMNQKVCHLFMSGCWFLGMFDGLLLTVMTMSLPFCQFRKIMSFFCEAPALLKLSCSNTPLYEMFMYLCCILMLLAPIIIVSGSYVLILRLIHSINSAEGRRKAFATCSSHMVVVLLFFGAGIYTNMLPRSYHTGEQDMTVSAFYTIITPVLNPLIYSLRNKDVTGALRNLMLSGMRPRKF; encoded by the coding sequence ATGTACTCAGGGAATCAAACTTCAGAGAatcaaacatcaagcagctatTTCATCCTCATGGGGCTCTTTGATCAAACTAAATATGCAGCCTTCCTCTATACCTTGATCTTTGTCCTTTTCTTGATGGCCCTAACTGGGAATGCCCTTCTAATCCTCCTAATCCATAGGGAGCCCTGCcttcacactcccatgtacttcttcatCAGCCAGCTCTCCCTCATAGACCTCATGTACATATGTGCGACAGTCCCCAAGATGCTCATGGACCAGGTTACTGGAGATAACACAATTTCCCACTTAGGTTGTGGGGTCCAGATGTTCTCCTATCTCACCCTCGCTGGAGCTGAGGTTTTCCTCCTAAgtgccatggcctatgaccgataTGCTGCCATTTGCAGGCCTCTCCATTACCCGCTGCTCATGAACCAGAAAGTCTGCCATCTCTTCATGTCTGGATGCTGGTTCCTGGGAATGTTTGACGGTTTGTTGCTCACCGTAATGACCATGAGCTTACCTTTTTGTCAGTTCAGAAAAATCATGAGCTTTTTCTGTGAGGCCCCTGCCCTGCTGAAGCTCTCCTGCTCCAACACACCCCTTTACGAGATGTTCATGTACCTGTGCTGTATCCTCATGCTCCTTGCCCCCATCATTATTGTATCTGGCTCATATGTTCTCATCCTGCGCCTCATCCACAGCATAAATTCAGCAGAGGGCCGCAGAAAGGCCTTTGCCACCTGCTCCTCCCACATGGTGGTagtgctgctcttttttggtgcTGGCATATACACCAATATGCTCCCCAGATCCTACCACACAGGTGAGCAGGACATGACGGTGTCTGCTTTTTACACCATCATCACCCCTGTGTTGAACCCCCTCATTTATAGCCTCCGAAACAAAGATGTCACGGGGGCCCTGAGGAACTTGATGCTATCAGGGATGAGACCGAGGAAGTTTTAA